Part of the Kitasatospora sp. NBC_01266 genome, CCGCCACCAGCGCACCGGGGCGGTGATCCGCGCGCCCCAGCGGGTGCCGCCCCACACCGTCACCGTCGCCCCGCTCACCGTCAGGCTCGCGCAGATCAGGCCGATCACGTCGGAGACGGAGTCCTCGCCGCCCTTCTGCTGGGCGTGCAGCAGCACGTCGCGCACGTCGTCCAGCGTCCAGGCGCTCCACAGCACGCCGACGCCCGCCGCCAGGGTCATCAGCCACAGGCCGGTGCGCAGCAGGTTCCCGGCCACCTGCCGGGCCTGCCGGGTGAGCACCGAGCCGAGCACCACCAGGCAGCAGACCGAGAAGCCGCCGAAGAGCAGGTCGTAGCCGGCCAGCGGCCAGCACCGCCAGCCGCGCACCACGAACTCCTGGCCCTGGTCGGTGATGTCCGCGGTGCGGTAGAGCAGCGCCAGGCAGCACGGCGCCACCAGGACGGCCGCCAGCCAGCGCCGCAGCCGGGCCCGCGCGGCCACCGGATCGCCCTGCGGTCCCTGCAGCACCAGGGCGATCAGCACCAGCAGGCCGACCGCGCCGGTCTTCAGCAAGTCGCCGAACAGCAGGGTCAGTTCCCGGTTCGAGCCGATGCTCACCGCCGACAGCGTGCTGGGGGCCAGGATCGCCAGGCCGCCGGCCATGCAGAGCGCGAAGCCGCCCGCGTAAAGGCTCACCCGGTCGGCGCGGTTGCCGCGCAGCGCGACGAACCGCTGCACCGCGAAGGCCAGGAAGAGCGCGGCGGAGCCGTACTCCGCCAGGTCGGCGGGTCCGGGGGCGGCCACTAGACGCCCCCCGGTCTCCCGAACACCGACTCGGTCCACGAGGCCCGGCCGCCGCCCTCACCCCCGCGCCCGGTGGCGTCCAGCACGGCTCGGTGCAGGATCATCGAGGCGACCAGCTCCGCCTCGCGCTCCTGCGGCTCGGTGTACACCGTGCGTCCGAGCACCCGCTGCACCAAGTCCGAACCCAGGTGCGGCAGCAGCACCTTGGCGGCCGGCGCGCTCTGGTCGTGACGGCAGATCAGGTGCGCGGCCTCGTGCAGCAGGATGTGCTGCTGGTGCAGGGGCGTGGTGTCGGCGGAGTAGAGGATGCAGTCGGCCTGGTCGGTGGTGACCAGCAGGCCGCACGGCAGATTGGGGCGCCCGCTGACCGGGATCAGCTCGATCGGCCGACCGCGCCGTTCGGCCAGTCCGGCGACGAACCGCACGGCGTCGAACGGATCGGGTAAGTCCAGTGCCGCCACGGTCTGTTGGCACTGCTGCCAGGTCCGCCCACGCCGCGCCCGCCGCCCCCACACGTGCATTCCTCCCTCGCCGGGGCCGACGGGTCCGCCGCCCGTCCGACCCGCCGCCCGCTCAGCCCTTCTGACCGCCGCCCTCGCGCCGCGCGATGACGTCGATCATGTCGCTGATCGTCCCCACGCCCTCCGGCGAGAGGTTGACCGCGCGCAGCGCGACGCTGCGCACCCCAGCGTCCCGCAGAGCGCCGAGCAGTTCCAGTTCCTGGGCGATTCCGGCGCCCTGCTCGTCGTCGAAGAAGTACGCCACCGGGACCTGGAAGAACTGGGCCAGCGCCTCCAGATGCCGCTTGGTCGGATTGTCCCGCCGCCCGGTGCGCAGTTGCCAGAGGTAGGTGGCCGAGAAGGTTTCGCCGGTCGCCTCCCGGCAGGCCTTGGCGACCTCTTCGTGGCTGTACTGCTCGCGGTTGGGCCGCCGGACGACCCGGAACAGGCCGTCGATCTTCTCGGCCAGCGTGGTCGAGGCCCCCGTCATGATCGAACTCACCGTCGCGTCCCCCGTCGTCCGCTCTCCCGTCACCGCAAGGCCCGTCATCGAAATATCGGTCGTCGAAGTCCCGGTCCCGGCGTCAGGCGCCGTTCCCCGTACCGCGTCCTCGGCTTCCGTCATCGCACACCTCCCGGCCCGCCTGGCATGCACGGGTCCGACATCAGATGGCGTTCATCGTAGTTCACGCCGTGACCCGCTGTCAGTGCGGTGGTTCCGATACTGCCCAACCGTGCGGGCAACGCGCGTAGGCCCGCCGCGGGGGCCGCGACCGGTCCTCCGGTCACCCTTGCCAGCGGCTGCCGGACGGAGTTGGATTGACCGGTGCGGGACGAATTGCGCCGATTGGTCCGACCGGCGCTCGCTCCGGACCGAGGAGTGTCGCCATGATCACCGAACTGGCTGTCGAACATGTCGAGTTCACCTGCGGACACTGCTGGCACCGGTGGACCGCGGACTACGACGTCCAGCACTACCAGGACGAGGACGGGTCCGACTGGGAGAACTTCTCGCACTCCGGCGTCCCGACCCCCTCGCCGTACTCGACGGACGGCGCCCCGGCCTGCCCGCGGTGCCACCGCCACTGGGTCGGCCACCTCACCGAACGCCACCTGCTCCCGCTGCCGACGGCCACCCGGTAGCCGGTCACCCGGCAGCCGGCCGGTCAGCGCCCGGCGGTTCAGCCGGTGACCGTTCAACCGCTGACCGCCGAGCGGCTGACCGTTCAACCACTGACCGTTCAACCACCGAGGGCGGCGCCGGGTTCAGACCCCGACCGCCTCCTCCTCTTCCTCCACGATGTCCGCCGAGGAAGCCACCGCCGAGGAAGCCACCGCCGAGGGGGCCACCGCCGAGGGGGCCATCGCCGCGCGCTGCCGCCGCTCGTACCGACCCGCGCCCAGCAGCATCAGCAGCCCGGCCGCCAGCCAGAGCGCCAGCGTGAGCACCCGGCCGCCCAGCCCCGCGCCGCCGCCGAAGTAGAGCAGGTCGCGAGCCCCCTCGACGAACCCGGCGCCGTTCCAGAAGCCGTGCAGCGCACCGAAGAGACCGGGCTGCAGCTCGGGCCGGAAGATGCCGCCGGAGCTGGTGAAGTTGAGCATCACGAAGAGCACCATCAGGGCCAGCGTGGTCCACCGCTTGAGGAAGCTGTGCAGCCCGATCCCGACCAGCACGATGCCCGCCGAGTAGAGCCAGGCCAGCGCCCACAGACCCGCGTAGTCGTGGTCCACCACATGGAAGACCGGGCCCGCGGTCACCACGCCGATCACGCTGACCACCAGCGCGGTGCCCACGCCCACCGCCGCCCGCAGCCGCAGGCTCAGCGCGGCGCCGGCCGTCCCGATCACCGCGACGCTGCCGTAGGAGCCGATGCTGAGCGCCACCAGCAGGAAGAACAGGCCCTGCCCGGTCGGGTCGCCGGGCGCGGTCGGCACCAGGTCGGTGACCTGGAGCGGCGCCTCCCGCACCGCCGCGACCTGCCGGAACACCTGCTCGGCCGCCGTCGCCGAGGTGTCCGAGTTGGCCGAGGCGACCAGCAGTCGCGGGTCCTTGGCATCCGGCAGGAAGGCGCCGACCAGCGCGCGGTCCCGCAGCTGCTGCTCGGCCGCCGCCTGGCTGGGCAGCGTGCTGACCTCCAGCGCCGGGCCCGCCTTGGCCTGGATGCCCTGCGCCAGTGCGAGCGCCTGCGGCGACCGGCCGACCACCGCGACCTTCAGGTGGTGCGGGGTGGGCTGGTGGAACGCGCCCTGGTAGGCGAGCGCCATGCCGAGGCACATCAGCAGCGGCGTGAGCAGGTGGGTGAAGAGGTGGCGCAGCGTGTGCCACAGGTCGGGTCGGGCGGTCGCCGGGGCGGTCGTCGGAGTCACAGCGGGTCACCTTCCGTCAAGATAGGTGGTAAATGCAACCAGCTAGATGCACTTTACAACCGAATGTCCCGGGCGCCTATTCCGATCCCTCGGTGCGAAAATGGCCAGGCGGGGAGCGCGCCTCCGGACGGAGGGTCCAGGTATGGGCGAAGCCCAGCAGGAGAGAGCGCGGGGCGGCGGCACGGGCCGTCCCGGTGGGCTGCTGATGGTCCCGATCGCCACCGCCCTGATCCAGCACAACGGCCGCATCCTGCACTGGAGCGGGGACGCCGAGGCGCTGCTCGGCTACACCGCGGCGCAGGCCCTCGGCGCCCCGGCCGCCCAGCTGCTGGCCGACCCCGAGCACCGCAGCGAGGTGCTCGCGCTGTTCGAGCGGATCCTGGCCGGCTCCCCCTGGTCGGGGGTCTTTCCGGTGCGCCACCGCGCGGGCCACTACGTGAACCTGGAGTTCCGCACCCACCCGGTGATCGGCCCGGACGGTCAGCCGCTGGTGCTCGCGGTCGCCTCGGACGTCACCGCGGTGCGCCGGGTCCAGGCCGACCTCGCGGTGCTGGACGGCTTCTTCAGTCAGGCCCCGGTCGGCATGGCCGTCTACGACGACCAGCTGCGCTTCATCCGGCTCAACGAGGCGCTGGCGGCGATCAACGGCATCTCGGTGGCCGGCCACCTCGGCCGCCGGCTCACCGAACTCCTGCCCGGGATCAACGCCGCCGAGATCGAGGACGTGATGCGGCAGGTGCTGGCCACCGGGGAACCGGTGCTCGACGCCCGCTCGCACGGGCGCACCCCGGGCGATCCGGGGCACGACCACGCCTGGTCGGCCTCCTACTTCCGGCTGGAGGACCCGCCGGGGCAGGTCCTCGGGGTCAGCTCGACCATCATCGACGTCACCGAGCGCTACCTGGCCGAGTCCCGGGCCGCGCGGGCCCAGGAGCGGCTGGCCCTGCTGGTCGACGCGACCGCCTCGATCGGCACCACGCTGGACCTGCACCGCACCGCCCGGGAGCTGGCGGACGCGATGGTCCCCCGGGTGGCCGACCTGAGCGGCGTCTTCGCGCTGGAGCAGCTGGTCACCGGCGACCAGGCGGACGCCAGCCTCGGCCGGGTCCGCCGGCTGGCGCTGGCCAGCGGCGATCCCAGCTACCCCGTCGACCGCCT contains:
- a CDS encoding XRE family transcriptional regulator, which encodes MTGASTTLAEKIDGLFRVVRRPNREQYSHEEVAKACREATGETFSATYLWQLRTGRRDNPTKRHLEALAQFFQVPVAYFFDDEQGAGIAQELELLGALRDAGVRSVALRAVNLSPEGVGTISDMIDVIARREGGGQKG
- a CDS encoding MAB_1171c family putative transporter, coding for MAAPGPADLAEYGSAALFLAFAVQRFVALRGNRADRVSLYAGGFALCMAGGLAILAPSTLSAVSIGSNRELTLLFGDLLKTGAVGLLVLIALVLQGPQGDPVAARARLRRWLAAVLVAPCCLALLYRTADITDQGQEFVVRGWRCWPLAGYDLLFGGFSVCCLVVLGSVLTRQARQVAGNLLRTGLWLMTLAAGVGVLWSAWTLDDVRDVLLHAQQKGGEDSVSDVIGLICASLTVSGATVTVWGGTRWGARITAPVRWWRARRRYTALGPLWEALHGAMPQIALGEGTDGRRPALRDAEFALYRRIIEIRDGQLALRPYVGAQVVAWVAEEVRAVGPAGQVDGAEVEAATLAAALAAARAGQRCRSATVTGVPQPVPGPGTVDAEAEWLIRVAAAFDGCPAVAAVRRRAVRALAQEGTGGAPGVPSALPAGT
- a CDS encoding ParH-like protein — its product is MAALDLPDPFDAVRFVAGLAERRGRPIELIPVSGRPNLPCGLLVTTDQADCILYSADTTPLHQQHILLHEAAHLICRHDQSAPAAKVLLPHLGSDLVQRVLGRTVYTEPQEREAELVASMILHRAVLDATGRGGEGGGRASWTESVFGRPGGV